CACAGGCTGGGGTGCACCGACGTGGGCGCCGGGCCGGTGAGGAATGCGTACAGGTCGTTGTCCCACACCACCCGGCCGTCGGCCGCCTTGACGACGCATGGGGACAGGGCGGCGATGAAGCCGCGGTCGGCGTCGTCGAAGTCTCTGGTGTCGTGCACCGGCAGCGAATGATTTGCGTGTGCTGACTCGATGACCTCGGAAGGCGATTTGTGCTCCACTGCCAATACCTTGCCACCATTGCGGTCCGCCGAGTTAACGAACTATCGAGGAATTTTCCGCGGTTCCTGGACCCCGGGTCCGGTTCAGTCGCATACTGCCGGGGCGGTCCTCAACGACGACGGATCGTTTCCTCGGGCAAAGGAGCACAGGTGAAGCGTGGACTGACGGTTGCAGCAGCTGCAGCGGCCATTGTGGCGGCGGGTCTTTCGGGCTGTTCGAGCAACAACAAGCCGGCAACGAGCAGCGGCTCCTCCAGCGCGGCCCCCGGCGGGGGCAGCGGCACCTCCGCGTCGAAGGTCCTCATCGACGGCCAGGACCAGCACGTCAGCGGAACCACCCTGTGCACCACGGTCGGCGGCACCGTCAACATCGCGATCGGCGGACAGGCGACCGGGATCGGCGCGGTGCTCTCCGACGCCAATCCGCCCGAGGTCAAGTCGGTTGCGCTCGGCAACGTCAACGGCGTCTCGCTGGCCTACGCCCCCGGAACGCCCGATGCCAAGGCAGAAGCGACCAAGAACGGCAGCAGCT
The nucleotide sequence above comes from Mycobacterium kiyosense. Encoded proteins:
- the lpqH_2 gene encoding lipoprotein LpqH; the encoded protein is MKRGLTVAAAAAAIVAAGLSGCSSNNKPATSSGSSSAAPGGGSGTSASKVLIDGQDQHVSGTTLCTTVGGTVNIAIGGQATGIGAVLSDANPPEVKSVALGNVNGVSLAYAPGTPDAKAEATKNGSSYKISGTATGADMANPTAIVKKSFEIDVTCP